ACGATTAATGTAGATGGTTTAGATAAGTTTAATAAAACATGGACCCTACATGAATTAGATGATGAAGATGATGAAGTTCAAGTTAGTCTGTACTCTGGAGATGATAAAGTACGTTTTGAAAGTTTCTGTAACCAAGGGAGTAATAGTGGAGATAACTTAAGCGAAGTATTAATAGCTGTAAATAGTGTTTGGGTAGTAGAGAAGTATTTAGAAAATGGAGAAAATAAAACGGAAGATTTTGAACCATATGAGTTTTATTTTGAGTCTTCAGGTGAAGTAAAAGCAAAAACTGCTACTACTGTAGATAACGGAGAATGGAAATCATTTAATGATGGAACAGTGTTATTTATGGAGTTCCCTTCTCATGATATTTTAGAAAGGCTTAATGAAGATTGGAAGGTTATAGAGATTTCAGATACTCAAATAATGTTAAAGACCTACGATAGTAGTGGAGCAATTGAAAACATGTTGGTTTTCAATAAAAAATAGTTACTCCCAATTAATTCCTTTTATTTATTCTTGATGAACCAGCCAGTTAGTTAGTTACTCGGCTGGTTTTTTTGAGTCTTCTTTTAAGGTGTACCTGTGATGTGCTCGATGTAATTTTTTCTGAATACGTTCTCGTAGTCTTTGAGGTTTTAGTACTTCAATACTATCTCCAAAACCAAGAATTAAACGTTCTAATTCAAAATTTGGGATAACCAAAATATTAAAAATTGATCCTTCTTCAGTTTGTTTTATTAATCGTTGTGATTTATGAAAGGGCTTAGTAATTACATACGGAGCATTTGCTTTATCAACCCAAAAAGAGATGCGTTGAGGTCGAGCGTTTGAAACTGTCACACCAACCACATCTTTATAATAAAGATCTCCTTCAATCATTTTATCAATATAGGTTACATCTTTTAAAACTTTAATGGAACTAATACGATCTAAAGCAAAGGTGGTTTCTGTATTTTTTACCAAAGCCAATAAGAACCACCGGTTGTTGAATTCCTTCAATAATTGTGGGTGTAATGTAATGGTATTGGGTTTATCTGCTTTAAAAGATTGATATACGATTTCAATGACTGTTTTCTGTTGAATAGCATTATACAAAGGGTCGATAAATTCTAACCCCTTTAACTGTTCATTTTTATCTAAATGAATAATAGCTCTGTTCTCTTTTTGAGAAGAATACACAGAATCTTCGAGTCTCTGTAAAACACCATCCATCTCTTTAAATAAGGAAAAATCTTTGAATTGACGTAACACCTGAATGGCATCATTCATTACTTTTACATCATTCTCCGTTACAGGAATGTTCATAATAGAATACCCTTCTTCGGCATATCGATAATACTTACGTTGGTATACTTCAATAGGAGCATTATATCCTAATTTATCACTACGCATCATTTGTATATCTAGCTGAACAGTTCGTTTGCTTACGTATACATCTTTTCCTTCATATTCATATAAAGCATCAGAACAAGCATCAATTAAATCATCTAAGGTCCATCGACGCAAGGTATTTCGTAAACACTGATCAATTGTTTTATATCGGATTAAAGCGTTTTTATTAGAGGCCATTTATAAATTGTTTAGTTCATTAGTTAAATTGATACGCGCTTGCTTTTCAAATAAATCATTAAAAGTTTTAGAACCATAAATAGCTTCTTTATCTAAAAAATGTTGCAGTACTTTTTTACGACCTTTTTTATACATAAACCTTGGAACTAACTGATATTCTTTACGAATCAACTTTGTATAATTAGTATAAACCGCCGAAGACTTTCCTAATATGGTAAGATCGAAATCAACTAAAAATTGTGTGTCATTATCGGAAGCTTGGTGAGTTTTTGTAGCGATAATTTGCCGGTAAATACTTTCTAAAGAAGACTTTGATAAAATACGTTCTAATTCAAGTAAAGCAAAATCTGCACTCTTTTCTTCGTTGTCTTTGTTCCAGATATTGTAAATCACATCATGATAAAAAATAGAAAAAGCAACGATATCTGAATTTTCTAAATGCTCTTGGTATTCATCAAAATAAGAAAATAGTTCTTTTAAATGTGTTAAGTTATGATAAGCTCTATGTGACTCTGAATATTTTTGATGAAGGTTGGTCCAAAGCTTCTGAATATGTGCTTTGTTAGTGGTATATTTCTCTAAAAGACGAAAGAACCTATTTTCTAAATCCATATTGTTTTTTTGTAAAAATCATAAAATAATTTTTAGTACGCAAAAACATTGCGTAATAGTGTTAAATATTTGCAGTGTGATTAAGAAAAAGTCTTCGTTTTAGTGGGGAAATGCTATGAAAAGAAAATTAGAAGAATTAAAACAAAACAAAATGAAAATTACAGGAAAAGATTTAATTGAAATGGGTTTTAAATCAGGAAAATGGTTTCCAGAGGCTATGGAATATGTCAATTCAAATGAATTGACAGAAGTTGAAATGATGGACTATTTAGAGCAGTTTAAACCTGTACCGGAGATGCCATTGTTAAAAGAACCAGCTAGTTTTAGAATCAATATTAAGGCAGAGAATGAATTAGAAGAAATAAATGTAAACTCTGTAGTTCATTCGATGGAAGTATTAATGAAAACACCAACATTAGTAAACGGTGCTATTATGCCTGATGCTTGTCCTACTGGACCAGCAGGAACAATTCCTGTAGGTGGGGTAGCAGTTGCTAAAAATGCTATTCATCCAGGAATGCATAGTGCAGATATTTGTTGTTCGGTAATGTTGACGGATTTTGGGAAAGCAAACCCGAAGGAAGTATTGGATGCAGCTCATAGTATAACTCATTTTGGTTATGGAGGTCGTTCAAGAGAAGAGCAATTTAGATTCCCAATGGATTTATTAACAGAGATAGAAAATAATGTATTTTTAAATGACCAAAAAAGTATTTCGGCAGCACGTTCACATTTAGGAACTCAAGGCGATGGAAACCACTTTTTATTTGTAGGGAAATCAAAGAATACTGGAAATACAATGTTGGTTACGCATCATGGAAGTAGAGGTTTTGGAGCAAATTTATATGCTAAAGGAATAAAAGTCGCAGAACGATTTAGAAAAGAATTGTCGCCACAAACTTTAAAACAAAATGCTTGGATTCCTTATGAAACTGAAGAGGGGAAGGCCTATTGGGAAGCCTTACAAATTATAAGAAAATGGACAAAAAAGAATCATGAAGTATTACATGATGCTACTTTGGAAAAACTAAGAATTGAAAAAGAAAATCGATTTTGGAACGAACATAATTTTGTTTTTAAAGATGGTGATTTGTTTTACCATGCAAAAGGAGCAACGCCGTTGAATTCGAAATTTATGCCAGATATTACGGGGCCAAGGCTGATTCCGTTAAACATGAGTGAACCCGTGTTGATTGTCGAAGGAAAATCAACAGAAAGTAATTTAGGGTTTGCACCACACGGAGCAGGAAGAAATGTAAGTAGAACACAACATAGAAAAAGTAAAACAGGAACTTTTGAAGAAATATTTGAAGAAGAAACAAAAGGTTTAGATGTACGTTTTTTTTCTAATGAAATTGATATAACAGAATTACCTTCTGCATATAAAAATGCAGAAACAGTTCGTAACCAAATGGAAGAATTTGGTTTAGGCGAAGTGATTGATGAGGTATTGCCTTTTGGATGTATTATGGCGGGAGACTGGCAAAAGAATGCTCCTTGGAGAATTAGAAAAAGACAAGATAGAAAGAAGAGAACGAATAAATAAATCATAGAAATCTAAGAAACACGTTTTATAATCAACATACCTAAAAAGAGAAGCTATAATGGCAATAAGTTCTTTAGAAAAATCAATTGAGTATCTGTACGAGGTATTTTCTCCATATAAAGTTTCTGGAAATTTAAGAGAAAGAAGTTGTGAGTGTTGTGTTACAAATGAAGATATTACAAGATTATTATCTAAGTCATTACATGAGTTAGAAGTTAATGATATTAATAAATTTACTAGTAAGGCTGTTACAACCTTTGGAGATGAACAAGATTACAAACATTTTTTACCAAGGATACTTGAATTGGTTGCTATCTCTGAAGATTCACTTATAGATGATTTTTTAACTTTTGAAAAATTAAATTATCTAGAATGGGAAACATGGAATAACAAGGAAATAATAGCTGTTGATTTATTCTTTTATTACCAATTTGAAAACTCTTTGAAAAACGAAAATGTATCAATTGAATATTTTAATTCTTCTCTAGAATTGATTTGTAAGTATAAGAGTATAGATACAGTGATTAAAATATGGGAGTATAATTTTTCTATACTCTCTGTGAAATTTATTGTTAATTATGTTTTATTAGGTTCAATGATAGACCTATCTCAACATCAAAAAGAAATATTGGAAGAATGGTTTCATAGCGAGTACATTTTAAATCAGTTATCTAAACAGTTCTTTAAAGAGCATTTTAACGAAGAGTTTAAAGAAAGAATCTCCATAGTTTATACCATTTTGGAAAATAATAATAAACTTAATTCGTAAGTAGAGTGGTTGTTAGTAGTAAAAAAAATGAAAAAGAAATCGAGTATTTGGATACTATAGATTTTAAAGACGTTATCTATATAACAGAAGACAATGAAATCTATAGAAAGGAGCGTTTAGTTAAAGTGATAGGATTACCAGTATTAGTAGCTCCTATAGTTAAAATAGTTTCAAAAGAATTATTCATTTTAATAAATAAAAATGAAAGTAGAGAAAATAATTGCTGGCTTATCGATAATTACGGTAACATTGAAAAATCATTTTTTATTGATTGTCCTTTAGAACTTATTACTACTCAAAAATATATAATAGCCTCTTATAGTGATTCTATGATGGATATAGGGTCTGAGTTTGGAGATGCACAATTAGTTGTTTTTGATTACCAAGGAAATATTGTTTTTAAATACAATTCTGATAAAAATAA
The sequence above is a segment of the Tenacibaculum sp. 190130A14a genome. Coding sequences within it:
- a CDS encoding WYL domain-containing protein is translated as MASNKNALIRYKTIDQCLRNTLRRWTLDDLIDACSDALYEYEGKDVYVSKRTVQLDIQMMRSDKLGYNAPIEVYQRKYYRYAEEGYSIMNIPVTENDVKVMNDAIQVLRQFKDFSLFKEMDGVLQRLEDSVYSSQKENRAIIHLDKNEQLKGLEFIDPLYNAIQQKTVIEIVYQSFKADKPNTITLHPQLLKEFNNRWFLLALVKNTETTFALDRISSIKVLKDVTYIDKMIEGDLYYKDVVGVTVSNARPQRISFWVDKANAPYVITKPFHKSQRLIKQTEEGSIFNILVIPNFELERLILGFGDSIEVLKPQRLRERIQKKLHRAHHRYTLKEDSKKPAE
- a CDS encoding RtcB family protein; amino-acid sequence: MKITGKDLIEMGFKSGKWFPEAMEYVNSNELTEVEMMDYLEQFKPVPEMPLLKEPASFRINIKAENELEEINVNSVVHSMEVLMKTPTLVNGAIMPDACPTGPAGTIPVGGVAVAKNAIHPGMHSADICCSVMLTDFGKANPKEVLDAAHSITHFGYGGRSREEQFRFPMDLLTEIENNVFLNDQKSISAARSHLGTQGDGNHFLFVGKSKNTGNTMLVTHHGSRGFGANLYAKGIKVAERFRKELSPQTLKQNAWIPYETEEGKAYWEALQIIRKWTKKNHEVLHDATLEKLRIEKENRFWNEHNFVFKDGDLFYHAKGATPLNSKFMPDITGPRLIPLNMSEPVLIVEGKSTESNLGFAPHGAGRNVSRTQHRKSKTGTFEEIFEEETKGLDVRFFSNEIDITELPSAYKNAETVRNQMEEFGLGEVIDEVLPFGCIMAGDWQKNAPWRIRKRQDRKKRTNK